In the Herpetosiphon gulosus genome, ACCACTTACGACATTTGCTAAAGTTGCTAGCGCCACAACACTATTAGCATTGGCAGCTTGTTGCCAATCGATTTGCAAACTAGCTGGGTTGAACGTACCATCAAGCGCTAATTGCAACGATTGATCAATCGCTAAAACTCCATTGGCGGTGAGGGTTGCCGTAATTGTTGTCGCTTGAGTATAGGTAATCAGTACATGCTGAACATGCACAAGTTCACCATTTGTTCCAGGCACAGGCCAATCAAGTGCGACGTTACCCGTCACCGTTAACGTTGTAGTAGGATCGTCTGGGGCAATAACTGGCTGGGTTATTAACAATTGCCCTGATGGCAACAGACTAATAAATGTTGCCAGACTCGGATCAGTTGCCAAGGCTGGAGTCAGAGCAAGCTGATCAGTTTGGACGGCAGCCAAGAGACTGCTGCGCAATTCACTAAGGGTTGTCATCAGCATGGCTCCTAATAGCTTTTGGCTTGATTAACATTTCGATAAACCAGATTGTAGAAACCAGCAACAAACGGCGTAGCATTCACAACCGCTTGCGTTGCCGTCGCAACATTACCAGTGTAATTTGCTAAGGTTAATGTTTTCCCCGCAATTGCCCGAATACTAAAGATATTGCCGTTCATATAAATCATCGCTGCAATCCCCGCAGCCAATGCAGCATCGGGAGCATTCATGCCATTAGCAGTTGCGACATTAAATAGCCAATCCATCATTGGGTCCGTTTGAATCGTTGCTGTAAATACTCCAAATATCCCATTAGTTTGCAGTGGGACGGCGCTAATGCTTTGGGCAACCGCCATCATGGCAGCTTGGGCAACGGTCGCGGTATTGGTCTTTCTAGCCCCAAAGGCCGCAGCAATCGCATAGCCAACATTCGGCAAAACAATCGCATTGGCAATCGTAGCCGCACCATTGCGCATAGCGACCGCAGCCTGAGCCGCAGCCTGAGCCGTCGGCTGGGAAGCTCCACCGTTAGCGCCATTAATTGCGGCTTGCTCAATTTGAGCAGCACCAAGATTCGTAAAGGCTGCCCCGATAGCTTCAGCACTCCCATAGCCAATCTCTCTAATCCGATCACCATTGTCAATCAGGCTGATCGCTTGGGCGATCGCAGCAGCGTTGTTGCCAAGTTGAGCTTGGGCGATTGCCGTCTGAATGACCCCAACTCCGCCATGATCAGGGCCAGCCCAAGCGATTGCCGAGGCAATATCAAACCAAGTTTCGTTTGATATTGCGGTTGTTTGACTGACTAGGTCTGGATCGATTTGGATCGTGGTGTTTAATCCAAAGGCTGCCGCTAGCGCAGCCGATATGCCATAAACCGCACCAGCATCGGCAATGGTTGCAGCTTGTAATCCATTGATATTCAGTAATGGAGCAAGCGTGGTAACCAGTGCATCGACGGCACGATAACCATCGCCCACCACCGAATAACCTGATTGAGCTTGGCTAACCTGAATTCGGGTATGACCTGGCACCGCAGCCGGCACAGCTGGCGGATTAGCAGCTAATGATGTTACAACCCCAGCATTAAAAAGGTAGGGTGATGTAAGCATTAAATAGCTTGGAATGGCGTTTTGCGGAGCCAACGGTGGCTGTGGCGGATGCTGCGGTTGGTTATTTTGGTTAATTGTATCGGCATATAAAATTGGCCGCGATTCATAGCCATCAAGCACATTTGCCACCCGTGCCGCCGGGTGTTCAAAACGATTACTGCCACCACTACCCGAATTGGAAATTAAGGCCGTACCTGGCCGCAGGGTATTTAAAAAGAGCCGCGAGGTCGATTTAGCCGAACCATGGTGGCTGGCTTTCATGACCTGCACCCGATTTTGCATCGAATCGTTTTGGTTGAGATAGTTAAGAATTCCATCATAAAAGGGCTGTGGATTTTGGAGTGATTTCCGATTCACCGAGCCATCTTCTTGGGTCGATTCAATATCACCGCCGATGTAATACCGAAAATTACCAAATTGAATTAAAAAGGCTAAGCTTTTGGTATTGTCATTAGCATTTTCATCGCGAGCGGTTTGATTCGCACCAATCCCAAGAAAGCGGTTTTTCTCCGATACAAAGTTCATGCCCCCTGGTTGTTGGACATATTTATTGGCAGCAATACAATGAATCGTTGGCGCATTCACTGGCGGATTCGACTGATAGCCATTCCCAACTTGATCATTGCCCCACATGATTTCTTTGCCAACCAGCCAATTAGCAGGCCAATAGTTATGCCCCCCAAAGGCTTGTTGGTTGGCCTGAGGTGGGATAATCGGGTTCCAATTATTATCGAATGATGTAATTTGAAAGCTATTCACGTCGGCAGTCAGCCGATGAACATTCGGCAAATTTGCCAATTTTGCAAGATACCGCGGATAGAGTTGCTTGAATTCGCCATTCGCATTGGTTTTGCGTGAGGTGAATTTCGGTGTATTGGGTGGTTCACCCTGATCAAAAATTGTCGCATGATCATAGCGTCCGGCCACATTGGTCAGTGAAAGCAAGCCCACAATCCCACCAAAGTGGTCATCATCATAGTGGGTTACCACAATCACATCAACGGTCGGCACGGTCAAACCAGCAATATAGGTATTGACCACATCAGTAGACGAATTTCTTCCACCATCAATCAGCACCGTTTTGGTGGTATTTCCATCAGTTGCAACCACTACGGTTGAATCACCATTGCTGCCAAGATCAATATGGTGAATAGTTAAACTCCATGGCATATGCAACCCTCCTATTGTTTCATAATGTAGCAAAGCGCATAGAAGGGCGGGCGATTTTCGTGGGCTTGGTTGCCACCATTTTCATTGATCACGAGTGAGTGCGCGTGATTGCCAGTCGTATCGGTATTGACACTGCCACGCCAACGTTCATCATTTGGGTCAGCATTTCTGCCGCCACCAAAGCCCATATCAACGGTAGTATCACCCCAAATCCGTCGCCGACGTTTGGCTAAACCATCAGCATCAGTGCCTTCCATCCAATGGTTATGATCACCAGTAACATTGGTCGAGCCACTATGGTTATGACGTGGCATTTGATCAGTTGATAATACGACGGTATCACTGCCGCCCATGAGGCCTACAGGATAGGCAGCGCCAGCCCCAACCACAAAGCGATTACGCAAATCGGGTGTACCGTTTTGGCCATTACACAACACCCAGCCACCAGGCAACGCATTATCCGCCCCCGACCACATATTAATTGTGCCCGAAGGAATTGGGCTGCCATTGAGTGAGCTAGCACCAGGATTGAGCACAATCCCATTAGCCAAACGCACCGTCCCATCATCACCATTAACCACCGCTACCAACAGCCAATTACTTGGAACAAAGAACGATGCTGTGGTATAACAGGTAATTTGGTAGCTCACGGCATTTTCGTTGCCACCAACCGTATGCACTGCATATAAGGCTTCCCACGCCTTGAGTACAATTCCTTCGGCATTGCACGAACGCACTTGGTTATCGTAGACTTGATCGGCGGTAAGATCGCTGGTTGGTTGAATTACATTGACATGGCCAGTTGCAAAAGAAATTGAGCGCTCCATCGAAATTGCAATAAAGCGTTGGCTCCATTTCAAGCGATTATTAATCCCGTTCCAGGTTACGCGCCCGCCGCCAGTAAAGGCAAATTGGGCTTTGGTGTAATCGTTGGCAGCACCACTCAATACCCCAGTTCCAGTATCTAAGCCAGTTCGCGGCGCGGTTGTGCCAATCCCAGTGTTACCACCAGCCTGCAAAAAGAGTCGGCCATCTTTAACGCCCGTTTCAGCGATGTTAAAGCCAGCTTTCCCGCCCCATTTCTGATTAAAATGCCACTTGGTCGCCCCATTCAAATCTTCAAAGCTGACTAATTCTTCCGACGAGGCAATACCACGCACCGCTAAGGCACGAGTTGGGGTATTTGTGCCCACACCAACGCGTTGATTATTCGTCACAATCAACGGGGTTTTGTCGATTGAGACCACAAAGTAGCCATCACGATAGCCTGGCAAATTTTCGTAGAGCAAATAGAGGTTGGCCGCACCACTTGGCAACGACGAAATGATGTTGCTAATGTTCATTTGAATAAAGGCTTCAGCTGCTAACGAGGTTTGGGTGGTGGTAAAAATCCACTCTGCCGATTCAGCGTCTTTGCCGCCAGTCCAGCCATCCAGCGTGATGGCAATTGCATTGACTTGGCTGGTCGTGCCCAAGGCCCAATCACGATGATTTTGGTTATCTTGACTATCGAAGGCGACGATGAAGGTGGTAGGGCTATTGCTGGTGCTTGGGCTAAGCGCCAACGCTGCATCATCAAGCAGGTTGGTGATATGTAAGGTCAGTTGATTCGCAGTCGTGCCATTGTTCAGCACCATATTTGGCCCAACAAAGCCCACATGCAACGGCGGTGTATGCGCACCTTGAGCATTCAGCACCACCAGATTTTGCAAACGGCTGCCAATTAATGGGGTGAGGCTGTTGGCATATTGCAATTGTTGGTAGCTTAATTCGACCCGGGTGTTGCGTGCACCGCTGCTCGCCGAGGCACTAATTGATTGCAGGGCCAAATTCAGGCTTTGGTTGGGGGCCAAACTCCGCGCCTGAGTGCTCAACAAATACAAACTTGTCGTACCATCAACCGCTTGCTCAGTGCTGAGTTTCCAGGTTTGGTCGGTCAGCTTAACTTGGCTCAGCGTCGCCGTCGAGAGCGTGCCAGGCCGAAAATTCAGCACAAAATGATGATTACCCGCTGATGGCGTTTGATCATTGGGCGCAACCACGTTAATGGTGCGCGGCGAGTTATTGCTGATGGTCAAAAAGAGGTTGTAACCTTGAGGATTATCGTCGATGTACAGAATTGAATGACCATCATCATCAAGCAAATTAAAGCCAACTGGATACAAACTATCGAAGGTTGCTGCCGCCGCCGGATCAGCCGCCATCACTTGCAGAATTTCATCAGCCGATAAAGCGCGATTGTAGATTCGTAGGCTGGAGAGTTTGCCGTAGTAGGGAGTTGTATTAGGGCTATATGCGCCAAAGGTTGCTTGGCTTGCAGCCTTAATCGGCAAGGTTTTGCCAGTGGCCTGCGCCCACAAGGTGCCATTGGCATAAATTTGCATCGTGCCGGTGGCAACATCTTTGGTAAAAGCCCAATAGGTCCAGGTGCCTTTGTAATCGCTCGCATTGGCCGCTTGGTTCATGCGATCCCAAGTATTACCATTTGCGCCACAATCGAAATAAACTTGGCCATCACTCCATGGCAAATGCACATTCAGCGAACGCTCATCAGCAGCAGTTAAAGCGGCAATCGCCGAAACACCTGCACCAGGCAAATTTTCTGCGCCATAAGCCCAAAAACTCACGGTGATCGCGTTGCCAGCCGGAATGCTCGCCGGATTCAATTCGAGATAGCCACTGCCATCAAAATCGAGTACGCTACCAAACACGTCATCGGAAACCAGTTGGACTGAGCCATGAGCGATAGCATTGTTATTATTGCCCGAAATATCTAAAACGGTTTGACCCGCGCTTAACGCATCTAATTGCAAATAGACGATTAATCCATCATCAATTGTTGTCATTGCTTGCTTTCCTTTTATTAATTCTCGTTGGTTGGGCTAAGTTTGAGCCAACCATCGTGCAAGGTTTGCGGTGCTTCAAAAGTGGCTTTGGGGCTAACTTGGCCAATCTCGCTGGTTTCTTGCCATTCGCTGGTTGGCTGTTCGAGCCAACTCCAACGATAGCCCGCCTCAACTGGCAATGGCAAATTAATCGCTCCCTGATTGGTCAAAATTGGCGCAGTCAGGAAGGTAATCGCAATTGCACCCAAGGCATCAGCATATTGATCGGCGGGAATCGTAATCGCCTTGACTGGCTGGATGCCGCTGGTTGCATGGACGCTTCCACGTGGATCAAACAGCATCGTCAGATAGCGCGGAGCCGCATTGACCGTTTGCATAATCGCCATATCGGCTTGGTCGTGGGTACGAATCAGCGGGTCGTCAACTGGCAGATCGCTACTTTGCGGCGCATAGAAAATATTGTCGGCATAGCTACCATCGCTGAGTTCTTGCCAATAGCCCACCACACCATCATTTAATTGTTGATATTCGCCGATGCGAATGGGAAATTCGACTTCCGCAAAGCCATCGTCGTCGCGGCTGGTTTGCTGCAAATCGAGACGTAGGGCGCTCCAACTTTGGTGAATTGCTGGCGCTCCTTGTAACTCCAAATCGAGCGAGGTGCGCACCAAGGCAATTGGGCGGCCCAGCAGCAAGGCCAAATCGGTGTGAGCAGCAGCATTTTCGGGGTCGATTGTGTCGAGGGCGTTATCGATCGTTACAATAAAATCGCGCAAAAAGTCACTGGTGCGTTGCAAAAGATACTGCACCATTTGGCGTAAATAGCGATTTCCGATTGCCGCAGGCTCGACATTCGGCCCACCTGGTACATATTGCCAACGCACTTGCGAATCGATAAAGCCCAGCGCTGCACCCGAGGTTGCATAAATCATCAAACTGCCATCAAGATTATTCGGCACAACCCAGCCACAAATTGGCGTGGTAATCGGCGCGTCATTCATCTCCATATCGCCTTGATTGGCCGAAAGCCAGCGCAAATTCACGCGGGCTGGCTGCATCAAGCGTGGCGACAGCCAAATCAGATAATCGCTGCCAGCGGTGGTCATTTGCTGGGTACGAATAATTTGCTCGGCGGCAACATCACGTAATTGACCAAAACTATCAACCAATCGCAAACGATTGAGGCGCATAGCCCCACTACGAATCGGGTTGAAATCGCTAAACATGCGCGGCGCACTACGATTATGATTGGCGACTGCACTAGCAACTTGGTCAGTCCAAGCCTGATAATCGCTAAATCCCAACGGATCGGCCATGGCCAATTGATAGGTTTGTTTGCGCATTAACAAGGCTTGATTGAAACCACCCAACGACTGGGCCAAACAATGAAAATTGGGATCGTTGACCAAGGCGGCGGCCTGTTGCACCGTCGTATCATCGGGATATTGGGCTAAGTAGCTGTTGAGTTGTTGTTGATATTGAGTTTCAGCCCGTGATGAAAGAATGCTCCAACCACTATACAAGTTGGCCGCCGGGGCAATCGCCACTTGGCTGGGCAAAATTGCTAAATCAACGGCATTTTCGGCTAAGCTATAGTTGCTGAAGATAAAATCGGGGTTGTAAGCGCTGGTGTTGGGGTCGAGATTACTATGATGATCCAAAGGAAAGACTTCAACGCCCCATTCCAGCAAAATCGGATTCCACGGCGCTTGGTCGTAGCTAAAAAAGCCCACTTGCTGCGGGGTGGCATTGGCTTTGATCGCCGCCACAGCATTGGCCAATTGCTCAACCACACTCGCATTCATAGGGTGCAAGCTCAGGTTGGCGGCATATTGACAGGCTAATTCACCGTCGCTGCCATGGCGATCGGTTGGTTCAAGCGCAGCACCGGAGAGCAGCAGCACAGGCTCGTTGGGCTGCCAATAGCGCGGCCCACCCATAATTAACAACAGATATTGTTGATTAACAGCCTGAACATCGGCGCTTGCATTAAAATCGGCGACTGCTTGCAAAACCAAATTTATTTGCTGAGCCAGACCGCTGGCAATCGCATTACTCGCCGAATTACCCGCCGAGGCCGCGATTACATTGCCAACCTCATCCCATTGCAAACTGAGTGCGCCAGCACTATTCAACAAATTTGCCAACGGCACAAGATCTTTTTGTTCAACGAAATAGCGCACCAAATCGACATCGGGAAAATCATCGCGGCTCTCAGCTGGTGGATAAGCCGCCAACATATATTTGTACCAATCAAAAAACAACTGTTCGCGTTGTTGCTCGATTAGTTCAAGTGCCCGATCATACTCATGTTGCAGGCTATTTAATTGATTGAGTTGATGGGCCAAGCTCTCAGGCAAACTCACCAAGACGGTTGCATTGGCCGAATCGGCGCTGCCACTGGTTGATTGTGGGCGAACCGACCACAACGAACCGCTTGGAATCGCGTTGAAACTTTTTTCATGGCGGGCGGCTAAAAAGCTGGCTCCCACATCAAGATACTGTTGATCAAGAAACGAGGCCATCAACACAGCTTCTAAATGATCTTCGATTGCGGCTGGCTGGCTTGGGTTGATCGTATTGGCCAAAAAGGCCGAAAGCGCTTCCGTACCAGTATTGCCAACGGCAATTTGCAATGGGGTTGTTGGAATAGGTGCAGCGGCGGGATTGCTTAATTGAATTTGGCAATAACAGCACAGGGCATCCGGGAAATCGCTGCCATCAGGCACAGTTACTGCCCAGCCCAATTGGGCCAACAACGCTGCGCTTAATTCAGCATTACTGCTTCCTTGCAAACTATTGACCAAACTATGCACAACATCTTGGGTAATATCGTTGTACCAACCAAGCACAAGGTATTGCAAATCGCTGGGCACATCGTCGGTGTAGCTATCGTCGTAGAAGCCAAACACACTATAGCAATTGGGGTAAAACGCCGCGAACGTTGGCTCACCATAACCTACGGCAGTCAGCTGGTCTAAATATTCAGCTTGGGGATCGTGCTCTTGCCAGATTGAAAAGGGCATGCGCCGCCCCAAATAGCGAAACGGCTGTTGATTGCCCTCGGCAGCAACTGGGGTAGTCACACTACTAGCAAATTGCCCAGCAGGGTAAAGATAATCGCTCTCGACAATCCATTGTTCTTCAATCTGCAAGGGCGTATTGCCACCACCTCGCGCCCGCAACACCAACCAACGATTGGGCACACTCGGAAAATTGGTGGTTGTACCAACTTGCGTCCCCCGCGTTAGACTATCGGGCAACGCCCAGTGTAAATGCACCCCCGCCTTGAGGGTCGATTGAGCGAATGGCTGACGCACGATCTCTTCGCTAACATTGGCAACATCAGCATTAATATCACGTTGACCATTACTATAAGGCAAACGACTAAAATCGGTCATTGCTTGAGCGACGGCCTGCTCAGTCGGCAGCACCAAGGCATCAAGATACAGCGGAACCATCAACACACTATTCATTATCCCATCCCCGAAATTATGGTAGGAACTTGCCCTACCAAACTTGTTGTGACGCGATCACGGGCAAATTACGGGTTACACCAGCCGCTTGAAATAGCCTAGAGGGTAGCTACGCAGCCATTGCTACTACTAAAACGTTGGAATAATCGAATTGCTGAATTTTTGGAGCTAATTGAGGTCAATTTGGTTGATTTAGCTGGTGTAGTAAGCGCAATAGCGCCGCTAGGCCATCATTTGGCGGCAATTTGGCAATTGGGCTAAGTTGCAACCAAGTCGTGCGCACTCGGTTAATCAAGTGCAGATCAAACAGATCGCCACCATACCAACGCTGCCAAACGATGATCGCATAGGCTGAACGTAACACCGGAGCACGCACCCGCACACTCAATGGGCTATAACGAGCAGGATGCAAATGCACCCGCTGCTGGTCAATTTCACCCCAACGCAACACCCATTCTGAGCTATCATCGAGGTTTAAAAGTTGATACTGGCCGTTGCTTGCCAACCATTCGGCATAGCGAGTAGGGTCATCAATCCCACGCTGTTGCAGTTGGGCAATGATTTGGCTATCGATATCTGCTAGGCTTAGATCACCAAGATATAAATCCATCTGCGAATTGCCGATTTTTTGTAGGGCTGCCAATAAGCTTGATTGATCGTCGCTTTGGAGTGTGGTCAAGGCCTGAAGCGCCCAACGCGCATGATGTTTCCAGCAATTTAAACTCGTCTGAAGCGTCATCGTTCACCCATGCTATACTCAACTCATTCAAGGTTTTGCGAGGATAATTCTATGGCCCAATTTATCGATCTTAGCCATATTGTTGAAGCTGGCATGATTACCTACAAGGGTCTTCCAGCGCCAATTATCTGCGATTTTCTCAGTCGCGAGGCATCGCGCAACAACTACGCCGAGGGAACTGAATTTCACATTGGCAAAATTGAGCTGGTTGCTAATACCGGAACCTATCTTGATAGCCCATTTCATCGGTTTGCCGATGGCAAGGATTTATCGGAATTAACGTTAACCCAAATTGCCGAGCTTGAGGCAGTCCTAATTCGCCATGATCTCGCTAACGGACGGGCGATCGAGGCTGAAGCCTTTGCTGGCTTGGATCTCAAAGGCAAGGCCGTTTTAGTTAATACCAATTGGTCACAACACTGGCGTACAGACCAGTATTTCGAGGGTCATCCCTACCTCACGGCGGCAGCAGCCGAATATTTGGTTCAAGCGCAAGCCACTCTGGTTGGTATCGATTCTTATAATATTGATAACACTGACACGAATACACGACCTGTGCACACCATCTTACTCGGTAACAATATCCCAATTGTTGAACATCTTTGCCAGCTTGATCAATTGCCAAGCAGCGGCTTCCATTTTTCGGCAGTTCCAGTTAAAGTTAAACAATTTGGCACATTTCCAGTTCGAGCCTACGCTCGGATCGATTAAAAGGATAGGACAATGAGCGACCAACCAGCTTACGAAACACCCTTGCCATTGTTTGTCTATGGAACCTTACGCACTGGTGAATATAACTGGAAAATCTACCTCGCAGGCAAAACTCGTAGCGAAACTCCCGCGATTGTGCAGCAACATCAGCTCTATGCCAATCGCTACCCCTATATGATTGTCGGCAAAGGTAGTGTGATCGGTACATTGGTTGAAATTGAGCCAGCACTCTATGAAACGGTCATGCGCGAAATCGATGAGCTAGAGCAATTTCGGCCTAATGGCAACAGTTGGTATTTACGGGTTGCGCGTTATGTGAACGTTGGAGATCAGCAAATCCTAGCTTGGATGTATTATGCCAGTGAGCGAGTTACCCAGTATTTAACCAATGATCATCAAATTACCCACGGCGATTGGGTGCGCTGGAACCAAGAACAGGCAGGTAGACCAGAATAAACAAGCCCTTAGATCCATAACGCTCAGCCTAAATAGCGGCATAAGCACTATGGTAATTAATCGCTGCTTGAGCCATAATTAATCAGAAGTAGCTAACCAGATATTGGGCACATAGGAGTTTTCGTTGATGCAAGCAACTCAATATTCATTAAATCGATTAATTCGGCTCATTAGCAGCGTGTTACTACTTAGTACATTTGGAATAACGAGCAGTTTACTCAAGCCTTCGGTGGCTAAGGAAATCACACCAGCGGTTGAACCACGGCTCAATCTGACCCAACGAGGCGGGGTTATCACGATTGGCAATACGCTAGGCCATGATTGTGCGGTGGGCGTTCCCGCTCCAGTGGTGGGCGCAGTTGGTGCGTGTGGTACGAATACGAGCGATTCAGGCATTGACGTTTTTTGGCGAGCCGATTCGCCTATCACAAGCCAAGCCGAAGCGAATACCGCCATAACGAATGCACAGGCTCGGAGTAGTGCAATGCTCAATATTCCAGTCGGAGCCAGCGTAACCCATGCCTACTTATATTGGGGGGCACGTTGGGGTGGCGTAGCACCAACTGGTGCTACACTTGAATTTAATCGCGGCAATAGTCAGAACGTCACCCCAATCAGCACAGTTATAAATCCAAATTCATTTTATCAAGCAGTGGCAGATGTCACCAGCTACGTTCAAACTCATGGCTCTGGAGCCTATCGTACCAGTGGGATTCTCGCCAATCCGCTTATCAACAGTAATGATACCAACGCTTTTGCCGCCTGGTGGCTGGTAGT is a window encoding:
- a CDS encoding MBL fold metallo-hydrolase is translated as MPWSLTIHHIDLGSNGDSTVVVATDGNTTKTVLIDGGRNSSTDVVNTYIAGLTVPTVDVIVVTHYDDDHFGGIVGLLSLTNVAGRYDHATIFDQGEPPNTPKFTSRKTNANGEFKQLYPRYLAKLANLPNVHRLTADVNSFQITSFDNNWNPIIPPQANQQAFGGHNYWPANWLVGKEIMWGNDQVGNGYQSNPPVNAPTIHCIAANKYVQQPGGMNFVSEKNRFLGIGANQTARDENANDNTKSLAFLIQFGNFRYYIGGDIESTQEDGSVNRKSLQNPQPFYDGILNYLNQNDSMQNRVQVMKASHHGSAKSTSRLFLNTLRPGTALISNSGSGGSNRFEHPAARVANVLDGYESRPILYADTINQNNQPQHPPQPPLAPQNAIPSYLMLTSPYLFNAGVVTSLAANPPAVPAAVPGHTRIQVSQAQSGYSVVGDGYRAVDALVTTLAPLLNINGLQAATIADAGAVYGISAALAAAFGLNTTIQIDPDLVSQTTAISNETWFDIASAIAWAGPDHGGVGVIQTAIAQAQLGNNAAAIAQAISLIDNGDRIREIGYGSAEAIGAAFTNLGAAQIEQAAINGANGGASQPTAQAAAQAAVAMRNGAATIANAIVLPNVGYAIAAAFGARKTNTATVAQAAMMAVAQSISAVPLQTNGIFGVFTATIQTDPMMDWLFNVATANGMNAPDAALAAGIAAMIYMNGNIFSIRAIAGKTLTLANYTGNVATATQAVVNATPFVAGFYNLVYRNVNQAKSY
- a CDS encoding LamG-like jellyroll fold domain-containing protein, whose protein sequence is MTTIDDGLIVYLQLDALSAGQTVLDISGNNNNAIAHGSVQLVSDDVFGSVLDFDGSGYLELNPASIPAGNAITVSFWAYGAENLPGAGVSAIAALTAADERSLNVHLPWSDGQVYFDCGANGNTWDRMNQAANASDYKGTWTYWAFTKDVATGTMQIYANGTLWAQATGKTLPIKAASQATFGAYSPNTTPYYGKLSSLRIYNRALSADEILQVMAADPAAAATFDSLYPVGFNLLDDDGHSILYIDDNPQGYNLFLTISNNSPRTINVVAPNDQTPSAGNHHFVLNFRPGTLSTATLSQVKLTDQTWKLSTEQAVDGTTSLYLLSTQARSLAPNQSLNLALQSISASASSGARNTRVELSYQQLQYANSLTPLIGSRLQNLVVLNAQGAHTPPLHVGFVGPNMVLNNGTTANQLTLHITNLLDDAALALSPSTSNSPTTFIVAFDSQDNQNHRDWALGTTSQVNAIAITLDGWTGGKDAESAEWIFTTTQTSLAAEAFIQMNISNIISSLPSGAANLYLLYENLPGYRDGYFVVSIDKTPLIVTNNQRVGVGTNTPTRALAVRGIASSEELVSFEDLNGATKWHFNQKWGGKAGFNIAETGVKDGRLFLQAGGNTGIGTTAPRTGLDTGTGVLSGAANDYTKAQFAFTGGGRVTWNGINNRLKWSQRFIAISMERSISFATGHVNVIQPTSDLTADQVYDNQVRSCNAEGIVLKAWEALYAVHTVGGNENAVSYQITCYTTASFFVPSNWLLVAVVNGDDGTVRLANGIVLNPGASSLNGSPIPSGTINMWSGADNALPGGWVLCNGQNGTPDLRNRFVVGAGAAYPVGLMGGSDTVVLSTDQMPRHNHSGSTNVTGDHNHWMEGTDADGLAKRRRRIWGDTTVDMGFGGGRNADPNDERWRGSVNTDTTGNHAHSLVINENGGNQAHENRPPFYALCYIMKQ
- a CDS encoding cyclase family protein, with the protein product MAQFIDLSHIVEAGMITYKGLPAPIICDFLSREASRNNYAEGTEFHIGKIELVANTGTYLDSPFHRFADGKDLSELTLTQIAELEAVLIRHDLANGRAIEAEAFAGLDLKGKAVLVNTNWSQHWRTDQYFEGHPYLTAAAAEYLVQAQATLVGIDSYNIDNTDTNTRPVHTILLGNNIPIVEHLCQLDQLPSSGFHFSAVPVKVKQFGTFPVRAYARID
- a CDS encoding gamma-glutamylcyclotransferase family protein; its protein translation is MSDQPAYETPLPLFVYGTLRTGEYNWKIYLAGKTRSETPAIVQQHQLYANRYPYMIVGKGSVIGTLVEIEPALYETVMREIDELEQFRPNGNSWYLRVARYVNVGDQQILAWMYYASERVTQYLTNDHQITHGDWVRWNQEQAGRPE